A stretch of Kyrpidia spormannii DNA encodes these proteins:
- the murB gene encoding UDP-N-acetylmuramate dehydrogenase has protein sequence MKEEIWSILSRVDVGRVLRDEPMARHTTWRIGGPADVLVLPEEQDQIRRLMALVGERGWPWLVIGKGSNLLVRDGGIRGVVVKLADNWSQMELEGTTLVAQSGRLIVSAANHAIHWGLAGLEFATGIPGSVGGAVRMNAGAHGGEIKDVLTWADLVFPDGSLIRKSNDELGFGYRTSRVAEWGALVVRAAFGLAPGDTAEMMSRVKAWTQRRRQTQPLAQASAGSVFRNPVNHYAARLIEEAGLKGRRVGGAQISPVHANFIVNLGGATAGDVLALIHLAQEEVYRKFAVRLMPEVRIVGEDVETGG, from the coding sequence GTGAAAGAAGAAATTTGGTCGATTCTAAGCCGTGTCGATGTCGGTCGGGTACTTCGAGATGAACCGATGGCTCGCCATACCACCTGGCGCATTGGAGGGCCCGCCGACGTCTTGGTATTGCCGGAGGAGCAGGATCAGATCCGCCGCCTGATGGCGCTGGTCGGCGAGCGGGGTTGGCCGTGGCTGGTGATCGGGAAAGGTTCCAACCTCCTGGTCCGGGACGGCGGAATCCGGGGCGTGGTCGTGAAATTGGCCGATAACTGGTCGCAGATGGAGCTGGAAGGAACGACCCTGGTGGCTCAATCCGGGCGGTTGATCGTCTCCGCTGCCAACCACGCCATCCACTGGGGTCTCGCCGGGTTGGAGTTCGCCACGGGTATTCCCGGCAGTGTGGGCGGTGCCGTTCGCATGAATGCCGGCGCCCACGGTGGTGAGATCAAGGACGTCCTGACGTGGGCCGACCTCGTGTTTCCAGATGGCTCCCTCATCCGAAAATCCAATGATGAGTTGGGGTTCGGATACCGCACGAGCCGGGTGGCCGAGTGGGGCGCTCTGGTGGTCCGGGCGGCGTTCGGCTTGGCGCCTGGAGATACGGCGGAGATGATGAGTCGAGTAAAAGCCTGGACCCAGCGTCGGCGGCAGACCCAGCCCCTGGCCCAGGCGAGCGCCGGCAGTGTCTTTCGCAATCCGGTGAACCACTACGCCGCCCGGTTGATCGAAGAAGCGGGATTAAAGGGGAGACGCGTGGGAGGGGCCCAAATCTCTCCGGTTCACGCCAATTTCATCGTGAATCTGGGCGGGGCCACGGCCGGAGATGTGTTGGCGTTGATCCATTTGGCCCAAGAGGAGGTTTATCGAAAGTTCGCCGTCCGGCTGATGCCCGAGGTGCGAATTGTCGGGGAGGATGTTGAAACCGGGGGGTGA
- the murA gene encoding UDP-N-acetylglucosamine 1-carboxyvinyltransferase: MDRIAVEGGTPLEGTVRVHGAKNAALPILAATLLAEGVCVVEDVPDLQDIRVMVDILRALGASVDYSPPVVRVDARRISRTEVPEELMRQMRSSIFLMGPLLARYCHARVSRPGGCTIGSRPIDLHLKGLAALGASIDEVHGYIDCQTRRLHGAAIYLDTPSVGATENLMMAAVLAEGTTVIGNAAREPEIVDLANFLNRLGARVEGAGEDTLVISGVQGLIGGRYAIIPDRIVAGTLAIAVSMTGGDVTLENVRPNHLGAVLTKLREGGVEIETGRDIMRVRSDGKLRAVEQVRTAPYPGFPTDLQAPFMALLSVAPGMSIVAETVFEERFKHVSELCRMGANIRVDLRTAFVQGVPRLTGAVVQASDLRAGAALVLAGLVAEGTTVVEQAHHIDRGYQQFDEMLRGLGARVRRLSQS; encoded by the coding sequence TTGGATCGAATCGCCGTTGAAGGGGGCACGCCGCTGGAAGGTACGGTGAGGGTACACGGCGCCAAAAATGCGGCGTTGCCGATTCTCGCAGCCACTCTGCTGGCCGAAGGGGTCTGTGTTGTCGAAGACGTGCCGGATCTTCAGGACATTCGCGTCATGGTCGACATTCTGCGGGCCCTCGGGGCATCGGTGGATTATTCGCCTCCCGTAGTCCGGGTGGACGCCCGGCGGATCTCCCGAACGGAAGTGCCGGAGGAATTGATGCGGCAAATGCGTTCGTCCATTTTCCTCATGGGTCCTCTCCTTGCTCGATATTGCCACGCACGGGTCTCCCGCCCTGGCGGGTGTACAATCGGTTCACGTCCGATTGATCTTCATTTGAAGGGACTTGCGGCGTTGGGGGCGTCCATCGACGAAGTGCATGGCTACATCGATTGCCAGACCCGGCGGTTACATGGCGCAGCGATTTATTTGGATACCCCGAGTGTCGGGGCGACGGAAAACCTGATGATGGCCGCGGTCCTCGCCGAGGGGACCACGGTGATCGGCAACGCCGCTCGGGAACCGGAAATCGTCGATCTGGCCAATTTTCTCAACCGACTTGGAGCGCGCGTTGAGGGGGCGGGGGAAGATACCCTGGTCATTTCCGGGGTTCAAGGGCTCATTGGAGGACGGTATGCGATCATACCCGATCGCATTGTGGCGGGGACGCTGGCCATCGCCGTCAGTATGACCGGCGGCGATGTGACCCTGGAGAACGTCCGTCCGAATCATTTGGGGGCTGTATTGACAAAATTGCGCGAGGGCGGTGTTGAAATCGAAACCGGCCGTGATATAATGAGGGTGCGTTCGGACGGGAAGCTGCGGGCGGTGGAGCAGGTGCGCACCGCGCCCTATCCAGGGTTTCCCACGGATCTTCAAGCTCCTTTTATGGCCTTGTTGAGCGTGGCTCCAGGGATGTCCATTGTGGCGGAGACGGTTTTTGAAGAGCGGTTCAAACACGTCAGTGAACTGTGCCGCATGGGGGCCAATATTCGAGTGGATCTGCGCACCGCCTTTGTGCAAGGGGTGCCGCGCCTGACCGGGGCGGTGGTGCAGGCGAGCGATCTGCGGGCAGGTGCGGCTTTGGTATTGGCGGGTCTTGTGGCAGAAGGTACAACGGTGGTGGAGCAGGCTCACCATATTGACCGAGGATACCAACAATTCGACGAGATGCTGCGGGGGCTTGGAGCCCGGGTGCGGCGCTTGTCCCAATCATAA
- a CDS encoding cell division protein FtsQ/DivIB has translation MNTGGTPGAKGKAEGGRRLRARILLIAFLLGSAVALFFGSPLSRVRHIQVEGTHSLTPAEVEQAAEVPLGTWWFEVKPADVAARIQKAFPLVADVRVHFSWTGSLDISVREKGVVAVFPSGGAWYRLLEDGTALDVVRPGETIGMPLITVGAPPQVTLGKPVVPVVAACRQLALLSPELRAQLAEVHVGDSTMWTVYTVDHYELHVPAQEFAQRMQWFPQIRDQVKDRGPGEIWLTDPFRYSPFPGGKGGQ, from the coding sequence TTGAATACTGGTGGCACCCCGGGGGCGAAAGGAAAGGCCGAGGGCGGGCGGCGGCTGCGGGCGCGGATTTTGTTGATCGCGTTTCTCCTCGGTTCCGCCGTAGCCCTGTTTTTTGGGTCTCCCCTCTCCCGAGTGAGGCATATTCAGGTAGAAGGGACGCATAGTTTAACACCAGCCGAGGTGGAACAGGCGGCAGAGGTTCCCCTCGGCACCTGGTGGTTTGAGGTAAAACCCGCCGATGTGGCCGCCCGAATTCAAAAGGCTTTTCCCCTGGTGGCAGATGTCCGCGTGCACTTCAGCTGGACAGGCTCCTTGGATATCTCGGTGAGGGAAAAAGGAGTAGTGGCGGTGTTTCCTTCGGGGGGTGCTTGGTACCGGCTTCTTGAGGACGGGACGGCGCTGGATGTGGTGAGGCCCGGGGAGACCATCGGTATGCCTTTGATCACCGTGGGAGCACCCCCCCAAGTTACCCTTGGAAAACCCGTGGTGCCGGTGGTTGCGGCCTGCCGCCAACTCGCTTTACTGTCGCCGGAACTCCGGGCCCAGCTAGCGGAAGTGCACGTCGGCGATTCCACGATGTGGACGGTGTATACGGTGGATCATTATGAGTTGCACGTGCCTGCCCAGGAATTCGCCCAGCGCATGCAATGGTTCCCTCAGATTCGGGATCAGGTCAAAGACCGGGGGCCCGGTGAGATTTGGCTGACGGATCCGTTCCGCTACAGTCCCTTTCCCGGCGGAAAGGGGGGGCAATAA
- a CDS encoding DUF881 domain-containing protein — MIKRIETAFLLTLIGVLLGFMLTVQLRSTHAVRWPPPPLRIDESSKLLDSLASAKHTNEALEAKISDLQAQVDRYEKQVDGDMGAMAPDRQKLEDYQILAGTVPVHGPGVKVIIDDHHGPIPVGVDPRYAIVHDFDLRRVVNELYAGGAEAVSINGERMAVNSGVVCIGPTIRVGLARLVPPFTIEAIGDPQKMTSQLNRPGGILDLLRSRTVTVTGPVVQADLHLKSATGLTG; from the coding sequence ATGATCAAGCGGATAGAGACGGCTTTTTTGTTAACACTCATCGGCGTGTTATTGGGATTCATGCTCACGGTGCAGTTGCGGAGCACCCATGCGGTCCGGTGGCCCCCACCCCCGCTGCGCATCGATGAAAGCTCAAAACTCCTGGATTCCCTTGCTTCGGCGAAACACACCAATGAGGCGCTTGAGGCGAAGATCTCCGACCTTCAGGCCCAAGTGGACCGGTACGAGAAACAGGTGGATGGCGATATGGGAGCGATGGCCCCGGATCGACAGAAGTTAGAGGATTATCAGATCCTGGCGGGTACCGTGCCGGTACACGGCCCCGGGGTGAAAGTGATCATCGACGACCACCACGGCCCGATTCCGGTGGGGGTTGACCCGCGTTACGCGATTGTCCACGATTTTGATCTTAGGCGGGTGGTCAACGAACTGTACGCGGGCGGGGCTGAGGCGGTGTCGATCAACGGGGAGCGGATGGCGGTGAACAGCGGGGTGGTCTGTATCGGGCCGACGATCCGGGTGGGGCTGGCGCGACTCGTTCCTCCTTTCACAATTGAAGCCATCGGTGATCCGCAAAAAATGACCAGCCAACTGAACCGGCCGGGAGGAATTCTGGATTTACTGCGAAGTCGGACGGTGACGGTGACAGGCCCGGTGGTCCAGGCGGATTTGCACCTAAAATCGGCCACGGGGTTGACGGGGTGA
- a CDS encoding DUF881 domain-containing protein, with protein sequence MADTQGPQVTGRSKRTLYIILFAASLIVGFMAAVQISTVRQPATARSDIVELRSELAQQQAKQEGLLKTLDDLQHQLEKYQATGGNRAGMAEALVQEVQDARRQAGLEPASGPGVIVTIRDLPGPAITGQDTHVYDWMLQMIVNLLYGNGAEGIALNGQRLITTSFIREVNGVMQVDTHPISMPYVIEAVGDPDRMKAALTINPIVQDYRQIGKEVTIEVRKGGEVVNLPAYHDPVEFRFAKKEVTGGS encoded by the coding sequence GTGGCAGATACACAGGGACCCCAAGTAACGGGTCGTTCGAAACGGACGCTGTATATCATCTTGTTTGCGGCCTCTCTGATCGTCGGATTTATGGCTGCGGTGCAGATCTCCACGGTTCGGCAGCCGGCGACGGCGCGGAGCGACATCGTGGAACTGCGAAGCGAATTAGCCCAGCAGCAGGCGAAACAGGAAGGGTTGCTCAAAACCTTGGACGATTTACAGCATCAACTGGAGAAATACCAGGCCACAGGAGGAAATCGCGCCGGAATGGCGGAAGCCTTGGTGCAAGAGGTTCAGGATGCCAGGCGCCAAGCGGGTCTTGAACCCGCCAGCGGCCCGGGGGTGATTGTCACCATCCGGGATCTTCCAGGCCCCGCGATTACTGGGCAGGACACGCACGTATACGATTGGATGTTACAGATGATCGTCAATCTTCTGTATGGCAACGGGGCTGAGGGGATCGCCCTCAATGGCCAGCGTTTGATCACCACGTCATTTATTCGCGAGGTGAATGGGGTGATGCAGGTTGACACCCACCCCATTTCCATGCCTTACGTGATTGAGGCGGTGGGAGATCCCGACCGGATGAAAGCGGCCCTCACCATCAATCCGATTGTTCAGGACTACCGTCAGATTGGAAAAGAAGTGACCATCGAGGTGCGCAAGGGCGGTGAGGTGGTCAATCTGCCCGCCTACCATGATCCAGTGGAATTCCGTTTTGCAAAGAAAGAGGTGACCGGGGGATCATGA
- a CDS encoding small basic family protein — MIWLSIVGLILGVLLGLAFNVTIPPQFSSYLSIAVLAALDTVFGGIRAGLEGNFDSRVFISGFFFNTLLAAFLAFIGVQLGVDLYLAAVFAFGVRLFQNIATIRRILMDRRWPSSSP; from the coding sequence ATGATCTGGTTGTCCATTGTGGGGTTGATCCTCGGAGTGTTGCTCGGCTTGGCGTTTAATGTTACCATTCCCCCTCAATTCTCCAGTTATCTCTCTATTGCCGTTTTGGCGGCGCTAGATACGGTGTTCGGGGGGATACGGGCAGGGTTAGAGGGAAATTTCGACAGTCGCGTCTTTATCAGCGGGTTCTTTTTTAATACGTTGCTGGCAGCTTTTCTCGCCTTTATCGGCGTGCAATTGGGCGTTGATCTTTACTTGGCAGCGGTTTTTGCCTTTGGAGTGCGATTGTTTCAAAATATCGCGACGATTCGGCGCATCCTGATGGACCGCAGGTGGCCATCTTCCTCTCCGTAA
- the ftsA gene encoding cell division protein FtsA, with protein MTKGDIIVSLDVGTSKIRIIIGEVTGSNLNVIGVGTAPGDGIRQGAIVDIDKTVQAIREAVEHAERMVGVHIQSAYVGVSGSHIALQSSHGVVAVSSPDREITEDDVDRVLQAARVMALPPEREIVDVVPKEYIVDGLEGITDPRGMIGVRLEVDAHIITGSRTVIHNLVRCVERAEMEIAGLVLLPLAAGSVALSPDEKKLGVVLVDLGAGATTISVFERGALAGVSVLPVGGDYVTNDIAIGLRTQTDVAEKIKSKHGWAMVALAPGDERFKVPRIGNQDEKDVSAQELATIIEPRLQEMFFLVRREIERMGVAGEIPGGYVLYGGVSATRGIDKLAEHELAAPVRVAVPEFLGVRDTSFVNGVGIIRYVANHSYRRAVDHQPARKGASPGLIRRIKSWFADFM; from the coding sequence TTGACCAAGGGCGACATCATCGTCAGTCTGGACGTTGGGACATCCAAGATCCGGATCATCATCGGAGAAGTAACAGGCAGCAACTTGAACGTGATCGGCGTCGGGACGGCACCGGGTGACGGGATCCGCCAGGGAGCCATTGTCGATATCGACAAAACGGTCCAGGCGATTCGAGAAGCGGTGGAACATGCTGAACGGATGGTCGGCGTGCATATCCAGTCGGCCTACGTCGGGGTATCCGGCAGCCACATCGCCTTGCAATCCAGCCATGGAGTGGTGGCGGTCTCGTCACCGGACCGCGAGATCACCGAAGATGACGTCGATCGCGTTCTTCAGGCCGCCCGGGTCATGGCCCTGCCTCCCGAACGGGAGATCGTGGATGTCGTTCCAAAGGAATATATCGTCGACGGGTTGGAAGGGATCACCGACCCCCGTGGTATGATCGGAGTCCGGCTGGAGGTGGACGCCCATATCATTACGGGATCCCGGACGGTTATTCACAATTTGGTGCGATGTGTGGAGCGCGCCGAGATGGAGATTGCGGGTCTTGTCCTCCTCCCTTTGGCAGCCGGGTCCGTCGCCCTCTCCCCGGATGAAAAGAAGCTCGGCGTCGTGCTGGTCGATCTGGGTGCCGGGGCCACGACCATCTCGGTGTTCGAGCGGGGTGCCCTCGCCGGGGTCAGTGTGCTTCCGGTCGGCGGAGACTACGTGACGAACGATATTGCCATCGGTCTGCGGACGCAAACGGACGTGGCCGAGAAGATTAAATCCAAACACGGCTGGGCGATGGTGGCTTTGGCACCCGGGGACGAGCGGTTTAAAGTCCCAAGGATTGGCAACCAGGATGAAAAAGATGTGTCGGCGCAGGAGTTGGCGACGATCATCGAACCGCGGCTGCAGGAGATGTTCTTCCTCGTTCGCCGAGAGATTGAGCGTATGGGGGTGGCGGGGGAGATTCCCGGAGGCTATGTCCTCTACGGCGGCGTGTCCGCCACCCGCGGGATCGACAAGCTGGCCGAACATGAGTTGGCCGCTCCGGTGCGGGTCGCTGTGCCCGAGTTTTTGGGTGTGCGGGATACTTCGTTTGTCAATGGGGTGGGCATTATCCGATATGTGGCCAACCATAGCTACCGCCGGGCTGTGGATCACCAGCCCGCTCGCAAAGGGGCGTCCCCCGGATTGATTCGACGAATAAAGAGTTGGTTTGCCGATTTTATGTGA
- the ftsZ gene encoding cell division protein FtsZ: MLEFEFDTEHLAQIKVIGVGGGGCNAVNRMIESGIKGVEFIAVNTDAQALQLSKAENRLQIGEKLTRGLGAGANPEIGKKAADESREQIMNALRGADMVFVTAGMGGGTGTGAAPVIAEIAKELGSLTVGVVTKPFSFEGRRRMNQAEQGIQHLKEKVDTLIVIPNDRLLEIVDRNTPMLEAFREADNVLRQGVSGISDLIAVPGLINVDFADVKTIMTERGSALMGIGVSSGENRAAEAAKKAICSPLLETSIDGARGVLMHIAGGNNLSLFEVNEAADIVSSAADPEVNMIFGAVINQDLKDEIVVTVIATGFEHKAQQTAKPVNKVEIRPFQNVQAPSQSEDYHIPAFLRHRRG; the protein is encoded by the coding sequence ATGCTCGAGTTCGAATTCGACACGGAGCACCTCGCACAGATCAAGGTGATCGGCGTGGGAGGAGGAGGCTGTAACGCGGTCAACCGGATGATTGAGTCCGGGATCAAAGGCGTGGAATTCATTGCGGTGAACACCGATGCCCAGGCTCTGCAGTTGTCCAAGGCCGAAAACCGTCTGCAGATCGGGGAGAAACTCACCCGGGGCCTTGGGGCCGGGGCGAATCCGGAGATTGGGAAGAAGGCTGCCGATGAGAGCCGGGAGCAGATCATGAACGCCCTGCGGGGAGCGGATATGGTATTCGTAACCGCCGGGATGGGGGGCGGTACGGGCACCGGAGCGGCGCCGGTGATCGCCGAGATCGCCAAAGAACTCGGGTCCCTGACGGTGGGCGTGGTGACTAAGCCTTTCAGTTTTGAAGGGCGGCGTCGGATGAACCAAGCAGAACAGGGAATCCAGCATTTGAAAGAAAAGGTGGATACACTGATCGTCATCCCCAACGATCGGTTGTTGGAGATCGTCGATCGCAATACGCCCATGCTCGAGGCGTTCCGGGAAGCGGACAATGTGCTGCGCCAAGGCGTGTCGGGGATCTCCGATCTGATCGCCGTCCCCGGATTGATCAACGTGGATTTCGCGGATGTGAAGACCATCATGACCGAGCGGGGTTCGGCCCTGATGGGCATCGGAGTGTCAAGTGGGGAAAACCGAGCCGCGGAGGCGGCCAAAAAAGCGATCTGCAGCCCACTATTGGAAACCTCCATCGACGGGGCTCGGGGAGTGCTCATGCATATTGCTGGCGGCAACAATCTCAGCCTGTTCGAAGTGAACGAAGCCGCAGATATCGTTTCCTCTGCGGCCGACCCCGAAGTGAACATGATTTTTGGTGCGGTGATCAACCAGGATTTGAAGGACGAGATCGTCGTGACGGTGATTGCCACCGGTTTTGAACACAAAGCCCAGCAAACAGCAAAGCCCGTCAACAAAGTGGAGATCCGACCTTTTCAGAATGTCCAGGCGCCGTCTCAATCGGAAGACTACCATATCCCCGCCTTTCTTCGACATCGGCGAGGATAA
- a CDS encoding sigma-E processing peptidase SpoIIGA yields MYGDLVAAVNAGMDALALWGTAWILRIPPRPLRVLAAACFGAGYAMAELFLPALGGWWARIVVSAAMVRLALPLRGIGYWIQAIAFFYLANFVFAGAMIALQWGVGGTAGIGAGLVVMSGTPAWLWRWRTGVLALGIPFGLLLLAGLYRVKRRNEQLVDYTARMKVVTPLGSREVPVLLDSGNQLREPLSGWPVIVAEAEGLRGILPSSLFEWLRNARGPGRDPPIAPTADLGEEWSSRLRVVAWRGVHGRGGLLPAFRPDGVQIRQGSRVWTVGQVYVAIQAEPVDRRRRYAAIVPTSVLDSAGIIAGWAGQ; encoded by the coding sequence ATGTACGGGGACTTGGTGGCGGCGGTGAACGCGGGGATGGACGCCTTGGCCCTATGGGGGACAGCTTGGATCCTTCGCATTCCCCCCCGGCCCCTGCGGGTTCTCGCAGCCGCTTGTTTTGGGGCGGGTTATGCCATGGCGGAACTGTTTCTGCCTGCTCTGGGCGGGTGGTGGGCGCGCATTGTCGTTTCCGCGGCGATGGTTCGCTTGGCCCTGCCCCTGCGGGGCATAGGCTATTGGATTCAAGCTATTGCTTTCTTTTATCTGGCGAATTTTGTATTCGCCGGCGCGATGATCGCCTTGCAATGGGGCGTCGGCGGTACCGCCGGGATCGGCGCGGGTCTTGTGGTCATGAGTGGAACCCCCGCCTGGCTGTGGCGATGGAGAACCGGGGTCTTAGCCCTAGGCATCCCCTTCGGCCTGTTGCTGTTGGCGGGGTTGTACCGGGTCAAGCGGCGCAATGAGCAACTGGTGGATTATACGGCTCGCATGAAGGTCGTCACCCCCCTGGGCAGCCGGGAGGTGCCGGTCCTGCTCGACTCCGGTAATCAATTGCGGGAGCCTCTCAGCGGCTGGCCGGTGATCGTCGCAGAAGCTGAAGGCCTGCGGGGCATTCTCCCGTCCTCCTTGTTCGAGTGGCTTCGCAATGCCCGGGGGCCGGGCAGGGATCCACCGATTGCACCGACCGCGGATCTAGGCGAGGAATGGTCGTCCCGACTTCGGGTGGTCGCCTGGCGTGGCGTTCACGGCCGCGGCGGGTTACTGCCAGCCTTTCGACCGGACGGCGTTCAAATCCGGCAGGGATCCCGGGTCTGGACGGTCGGCCAGGTTTATGTGGCGATCCAGGCGGAGCCCGTAGATCGGCGCCGGCGATACGCAGCCATTGTACCCACATCAGTGCTCGATTCGGCGGGGATCATCGCCGGGTGGGCCGGTCAGTGA
- the sigE gene encoding RNA polymerase sporulation sigma factor SigE, translated as MGEHWANWKRRLRLWWWRVAGRLFPGEEVDYVGGGEALPPPLTREEEEALLLRLTEGDESVRSTLIERNLRLVVYIARKFENTGIYIEDLVSIGTIGLIKAVNTFDPQKRIKLATYASRCIENEILMFLRRNNKVRAEVSFDEPLNVDWDGNELLLSDVLGTENDTIYRNIEEQIDKHLLYDALGKLTERERKIMELRFGLTGGQEMTQKDVADLLGISQSYISRLEKRIIKRLRKEFNRML; from the coding sequence ATGGGCGAACACTGGGCGAATTGGAAACGGCGTTTGCGGCTGTGGTGGTGGCGGGTTGCCGGGCGCTTATTCCCAGGGGAAGAGGTGGATTACGTCGGCGGGGGCGAAGCCTTGCCGCCTCCCTTAACCCGGGAAGAGGAGGAGGCTCTCTTGCTTCGCTTGACTGAGGGAGACGAATCCGTGCGCTCCACCCTGATCGAGCGCAACCTGCGGCTGGTCGTGTACATCGCCCGGAAATTCGAGAATACCGGGATTTATATCGAGGATTTAGTTTCCATCGGCACCATTGGTCTGATCAAAGCGGTGAACACCTTCGACCCCCAGAAGCGAATCAAGCTCGCTACTTACGCCTCCCGTTGTATTGAGAATGAAATCCTGATGTTTTTGCGCCGGAACAATAAAGTCCGGGCCGAAGTCTCCTTTGATGAACCCCTGAATGTCGATTGGGACGGAAATGAACTGCTTTTGTCCGACGTCCTGGGGACGGAGAACGACACGATCTACCGAAATATCGAAGAGCAGATCGACAAACATCTGCTGTATGACGCTCTGGGGAAGCTGACCGAACGGGAACGAAAGATCATGGAATTGCGTTTCGGCCTCACCGGCGGTCAGGAAATGACGCAAAAAGATGTAGCCGATCTCCTGGGAATCTCGCAATCCTACATTTCCAGGCTGGAGAAACGTATCATTAAACGCCTCCGCAAGGAGTTCAATCGAATGCTATAA
- the sigG gene encoding RNA polymerase sporulation sigma factor SigG — MKRNKVEICGVNTSQLPVLTNAEMRKLFAELQAGDLSARERLIHGNLRLVLSVIQRFNNRGENVDDLFQVGCIGLMKAIDNFDLGQNVKFSTYAVPMIIGEIRRYLRDNNPIRVSRSLRDIAYKALQVRDQLTNERLREPTITEISEQLNLPKEDVVFALDAIQDPVSLFEPIYHDGGDPIYVMDQIRDDRNQDVLWVEEIALREAMNKLGQREQKILAMRFFEGKTQMEVAEEIGISQAQVSRLEKSAIQHMQKFIKIQG, encoded by the coding sequence ATGAAACGCAATAAGGTGGAAATTTGCGGAGTGAATACCTCGCAGTTGCCCGTGCTGACCAACGCCGAGATGCGGAAGCTGTTTGCCGAACTTCAGGCTGGAGATCTTTCGGCTCGGGAGCGTCTCATCCACGGAAACCTGCGCCTGGTGCTCTCCGTGATCCAGCGTTTCAACAACCGGGGGGAGAACGTGGACGACCTGTTTCAGGTCGGGTGCATCGGATTGATGAAAGCCATTGATAACTTTGATCTCGGTCAGAATGTGAAATTCTCGACCTACGCCGTACCGATGATCATTGGGGAGATTCGGCGGTATCTGCGGGACAACAATCCGATTCGGGTCAGTCGATCGTTGCGGGACATCGCCTACAAAGCTCTACAGGTTCGGGATCAGTTAACAAACGAACGGCTGCGGGAACCGACGATCACTGAGATCTCCGAGCAGCTCAACCTGCCCAAAGAGGACGTGGTTTTTGCCCTGGACGCCATCCAAGATCCCGTTTCCCTGTTCGAGCCGATCTATCACGACGGGGGCGACCCGATCTATGTCATGGATCAGATCCGGGATGACCGCAATCAAGACGTACTCTGGGTCGAAGAGATCGCCCTTCGGGAAGCGATGAACAAACTGGGCCAGCGAGAACAAAAGATTTTGGCGATGCGATTTTTTGAAGGCAAGACCCAGATGGAGGTGGCTGAGGAGATCGGCATCTCCCAGGCCCAAGTCTCCCGTCTCGAAAAGTCGGCCATTCAGCATATGCAAAAGTTCATTAAAATCCAGGGCTGA
- a CDS encoding YlmC/YmxH family sporulation protein yields the protein MKASELQAKDVVNIRDGARLGMVGDLEIDLEQGVVRAIVVPGTSRWFGLWRNGQEHVIPWDQIVKIGTDVILVELRPATEGGSYRPADGPGVSEGY from the coding sequence ATGAAAGCGTCGGAACTCCAGGCGAAAGATGTGGTGAATATCCGGGACGGCGCCCGTCTTGGCATGGTGGGCGATTTGGAAATCGACCTGGAACAAGGGGTGGTCCGGGCCATCGTCGTGCCAGGGACTTCTCGCTGGTTCGGGTTGTGGCGAAACGGCCAGGAGCATGTGATCCCGTGGGACCAAATTGTCAAAATCGGCACGGATGTGATCCTCGTGGAGTTGCGACCGGCTACCGAAGGCGGGAGTTATCGCCCGGCGGATGGACCGGGTGTGTCCGAGGGCTACTAG